From a region of the Nonlabens dokdonensis DSW-6 genome:
- a CDS encoding glycoside hydrolase family 2 TIM barrel-domain containing protein, translating into MKKNKLLYRSFIIIAFLAVNAVIIYGISQVIAYLNTGADTSKMLHLDLARTDYYLPEVTWENIDNPGRPLEPANQLKIEQDYLDAWYVKNLALENNNNDGVYDHYTESARKKVNALIEYNAAQELQIKSTTLSHNISLEFYSADGTIAVLTDKNVTGIEKIYHNKQFINEREFNEDYRIILLLEDGFWRVRHFEKLAINEVETYNQTIPLEIEMINGVNYYPQAHPWDTFNEAVDSTLLADDFKIIKDLNLNTIRVFIGYEDFGKANVNRVKLKRLKTLLDQAHKADLKVMITLFDFYGDYDLKNWTLTNKHLRAIVSEVKDHPGILAWDIKNEPNLDFENRGEENVLSWLSQTIKAVKKIDSTHPVTIGWSNTKSALHLENEVDFISYHYYEDIDDLSASHKALESQTSKPVVLQEIGLPSYDGFWTLDGNNVYDQAEFYGKLLETQERDSVNYLFWTLYDFDDIPTDVAGSLPWRKNKQAHFGIIDSTGVKPAYLLIKNN; encoded by the coding sequence GTGAAAAAAAACAAACTTCTATATCGATCATTTATCATTATTGCTTTTCTAGCGGTTAATGCTGTAATTATTTACGGAATCAGTCAGGTGATCGCATACCTCAATACTGGTGCAGATACTTCCAAAATGCTGCACTTAGATCTTGCTCGTACAGACTATTACTTGCCTGAAGTAACCTGGGAAAACATTGACAATCCTGGAAGACCTTTGGAACCTGCAAATCAGCTAAAAATAGAACAAGATTATCTAGACGCATGGTACGTTAAAAATCTAGCTTTAGAGAACAACAACAATGATGGAGTTTATGATCATTATACAGAAAGTGCTCGAAAAAAAGTAAATGCATTAATTGAGTACAATGCAGCTCAAGAACTCCAAATTAAATCCACAACTTTAAGTCATAACATTTCTCTAGAATTTTATAGCGCCGATGGAACCATCGCTGTTTTAACAGACAAAAATGTTACAGGAATTGAGAAAATTTACCACAACAAACAGTTTATAAATGAGCGAGAGTTTAATGAAGATTACAGAATTATTCTACTGCTGGAAGATGGATTCTGGCGTGTGCGTCATTTTGAAAAGCTAGCTATAAATGAAGTGGAGACTTATAATCAAACGATTCCGCTGGAGATAGAGATGATCAATGGAGTTAATTATTATCCGCAAGCGCATCCTTGGGACACGTTTAATGAAGCTGTTGATTCTACGCTTCTGGCTGATGATTTTAAAATCATAAAAGATTTGAACTTAAATACGATACGTGTTTTTATAGGTTATGAAGATTTTGGAAAAGCAAATGTGAACCGAGTAAAACTGAAAAGACTAAAAACGCTACTCGATCAAGCTCATAAAGCCGACTTAAAAGTGATGATCACGCTTTTTGATTTCTATGGTGATTATGATCTGAAAAACTGGACTCTGACAAATAAACATCTGAGAGCTATTGTAAGTGAGGTTAAGGATCATCCAGGAATTCTAGCCTGGGACATTAAAAACGAACCTAATCTTGATTTTGAAAACCGTGGAGAAGAAAATGTCCTTTCTTGGTTATCTCAGACCATAAAAGCAGTTAAGAAAATAGATTCCACTCACCCAGTAACTATAGGTTGGTCCAATACTAAATCTGCGTTGCATTTAGAAAATGAAGTTGATTTTATTTCCTACCATTATTATGAAGATATCGATGACTTAAGCGCTTCTCACAAAGCCTTAGAAAGTCAAACTTCAAAACCTGTTGTATTACAAGAAATAGGATTGCCTAGTTATGATGGTTTCTGGACACTAGATGGAAACAACGTTTATGATCAAGCCGAATTTTACGGTAAACTTCTTGAAACTCAAGAAAGAGACAGCGTGAACTATCTCTTTTGGACATTATATGATTTTGATGACATCCCAACTGATGTTGCTGGTTCCTTACCATGGCGTAAGAATAAACAGGCGCATTTTGGGATTATCGATTCTACTGGTGTGAAGCCTGCTTATTTGTTGATTAAAAATAATTAG
- a CDS encoding glycosyltransferase, producing MKLALVTAYPPSKVTLNEYAFHLVKHFRRHEEVTEIVLLTDDTAANAEIDFKEEGCKVTVQPCWKFNSYKNLFSIAKAIRKSRPDHVLYNLQFMKFGDKKVPAALGLFSPWLTKLMKVKTTVLLHNIMETVDLSSAGFTDNKIKMAAFNFIGEMLTRVILKADKVVLTISKYVDILENKYNAKNCVLIPHGTFEIPEEPSYELPEGPLKIMTFGKFGTYKKVEKLIEAVELVRKNTRQDLEIVIAGTDNPNTLGYLENVQKQYRHVSNITFTGYVAEEDVPVIFSESAMVVFPYTSTTGSSGVLHQAGSYGKAVVMPDLGDLSILVKEEGYKGEFFEPESVKSLAAAIETLVVNKAYRNKIAKTNYQAATALPMSVITKMYLNTFNDQLVAATQMAVAA from the coding sequence ATGAAATTAGCTTTAGTAACCGCATATCCTCCAAGTAAAGTAACGCTTAATGAATACGCTTTTCATTTAGTAAAACACTTTAGACGGCATGAAGAAGTTACAGAAATCGTTTTACTTACTGACGACACTGCTGCAAATGCTGAGATTGATTTTAAAGAGGAAGGTTGCAAAGTAACAGTGCAGCCATGCTGGAAGTTTAATAGTTATAAAAATCTGTTTAGTATCGCAAAGGCAATAAGAAAAAGCCGTCCAGATCACGTACTGTATAATTTACAATTCATGAAATTTGGCGATAAGAAAGTACCTGCAGCATTAGGATTGTTCTCTCCATGGTTGACTAAGTTGATGAAAGTAAAAACAACTGTTTTACTTCATAATATTATGGAAACAGTAGATTTATCTAGCGCTGGTTTTACAGATAATAAAATTAAAATGGCAGCTTTTAATTTCATTGGAGAAATGCTTACTCGTGTAATTCTTAAAGCAGATAAAGTAGTACTTACCATTAGTAAGTATGTAGATATCTTAGAAAATAAATACAACGCAAAAAATTGTGTATTGATACCACATGGTACGTTTGAAATCCCAGAAGAGCCAAGTTATGAACTTCCTGAAGGACCACTTAAGATTATGACTTTTGGGAAATTCGGTACTTATAAAAAGGTAGAGAAACTTATTGAAGCAGTAGAACTAGTTAGAAAAAATACAAGACAAGATCTAGAAATTGTGATCGCAGGAACTGATAACCCTAATACCTTAGGATATCTAGAAAATGTTCAAAAGCAATACCGTCATGTTTCTAATATTACCTTTACTGGCTACGTAGCAGAAGAAGACGTTCCGGTAATCTTCTCAGAAAGTGCAATGGTGGTATTTCCTTATACATCTACTACAGGAAGCTCTGGCGTATTGCACCAGGCTGGTAGTTATGGAAAAGCTGTAGTGATGCCAGATTTGGGAGATTTAAGCATTTTAGTGAAAGAAGAAGGTTACAAGGGCGAGTTTTTTGAGCCAGAAAGCGTAAAAAGTCTAGCTGCAGCAATAGAAACTCTTGTAGTAAACAAAGCCTATAGAAATAAAATTGCCAAAACTAATTATCAAGCTGCAACTGCATTACCAATGTCAGTAATTACTAAAATGTATTTGAACACTTTTAATGATCAACTGGTAGCAGCCACTCAAATGGCTGTTGCAGCTTAA
- a CDS encoding Txe/YoeB family addiction module toxin, whose amino-acid sequence MRYVFVDESWEDYLYWQKTDKKKLKKINELLKDIARNPFDGIGKPEPLKHKYAGFWSRRIDSEHRLIYQYRENEILIAKCRFHYD is encoded by the coding sequence ATGAGGTATGTTTTCGTAGACGAATCTTGGGAAGATTATTTGTACTGGCAAAAGACAGATAAGAAAAAACTGAAGAAAATAAATGAACTTCTTAAAGACATCGCTAGAAATCCTTTTGACGGAATAGGAAAACCAGAACCATTAAAACATAAATACGCAGGTTTTTGGTCCAGACGAATTGATAGCGAACATAGACTCATCTACCAATACCGAGAAAACGAAATTTTGATTGCAAAATGCAGATTTCATTATGATTAA
- a CDS encoding integral membrane protein, whose translation MKASKTNKYLITAVLLGIIFHGTSMFFTVERTYDALIHLFFANHYATSWFEPWSYSWYTGFTVMGYPPLVHQTIGVLSLIGGLKFGMFTVALLGVVLFITGVYRFTKVLIPNEKVAGYAAIMAVFSSCFVETLHIFGQLPSIIGISILMHALPEIYKWLKTGKKIALCKALALLAVTVTSHHVTPIFGMVFFIFPLIGTVIMDAAREQVNSNKEITFSAFAKALWNKLRRIITFGACSLILIIGCILPYWINTKNNPITQVPIPHGSRDNFLEVTSSGLVFFVIPWGILLVFLPYFLYRFYSKRLLFFGFSFSLLFILGTGGTTPVPLKLLGENAFNILTLDRFTLWASIMALPLFGEFCYRFTDGDYKEILQRKWGAVVHRSTGGFLAVAFIFMAVFTITLGKFRPSQPDEINMQPIVNFLNEDDHDKWRYLPLGFGDQMAWLSAQTNATTVDGNYHSARRLPELTSRAVERLENSKYRGIEGLGSLQQFLTVPEKFHLKYVFSNDKFYDPLLYFTGWHRLSLLENGITVWEKAGISPLPSILPKDDVPLFQKLMWGIIPFSTVVISIFLYLGSMLFYSYRKKEKKRLYIYENGPETQKGQGWLYGISIFWLGVMIVLASIMVYGIYVEKSVQLTPESVVAAYYDAIDFKEFERAHSYIYPASEKDISQFMLEVSVTDGLLSSYAKMDSIAVTVVDQNESTAKAIAKIKWITPLKEIQTTDTLSITKNKGDWFIVPEEVDPDIPPDQLMFESGTRFFNHGKRKITSEQTFHEDVLKQPVVEVTTAKMIQRDSTFYIVGSIQNVDNIPADIAVTGALYDRDNKEIARYNSQDIVKHKLLPKETTPFLIQFDITYDEEKLYQVPSNFEVQVKANVATTDLYQTVAPSQIDINESQLNGFLFNPSIEAATIPQLLISYYNENKELIWTEAVYIDESVRPQRKRPFSIVLHDLDLPIVLSSHLDNVSINGLPNQSISDKVHPNRNKSGEKEFLLSVYNKPYSFISITTNAYIGNPR comes from the coding sequence ATGAAGGCATCAAAAACAAATAAATACCTCATCACGGCTGTTCTACTTGGAATCATATTCCATGGTACCTCAATGTTTTTTACAGTAGAGCGTACTTATGATGCCTTGATTCATTTGTTTTTTGCAAATCATTATGCTACCAGCTGGTTTGAGCCGTGGAGTTATAGCTGGTATACTGGATTCACAGTTATGGGATATCCGCCGCTGGTACATCAAACTATCGGAGTGCTTTCTTTAATCGGCGGTCTTAAATTTGGGATGTTTACCGTTGCTTTACTAGGCGTTGTCTTGTTTATTACTGGTGTCTATCGATTTACCAAAGTTTTAATTCCTAACGAAAAAGTTGCCGGTTATGCTGCTATCATGGCGGTTTTCTCCTCTTGCTTTGTAGAAACCTTGCATATTTTTGGCCAGTTGCCCAGTATTATCGGTATTTCCATTCTCATGCATGCCTTGCCCGAAATCTATAAATGGCTCAAAACGGGAAAGAAAATCGCACTCTGCAAAGCTCTTGCCTTACTAGCTGTCACGGTGACTTCTCATCACGTCACTCCTATTTTCGGAATGGTATTTTTTATTTTTCCTTTGATAGGTACGGTGATCATGGATGCCGCACGAGAGCAAGTAAATAGCAATAAGGAAATTACTTTTTCCGCTTTCGCGAAAGCACTCTGGAACAAACTGAGACGTATTATCACATTTGGTGCCTGTTCATTAATCCTTATTATAGGTTGTATCCTACCTTACTGGATCAATACCAAAAACAACCCTATTACTCAAGTACCTATCCCGCACGGTTCTAGAGATAATTTTCTAGAAGTGACCTCTTCTGGACTGGTGTTTTTTGTTATTCCGTGGGGAATTTTATTAGTGTTTTTACCCTACTTTTTATATAGATTTTACAGCAAGCGATTGTTGTTTTTTGGCTTCTCCTTTAGTTTACTATTTATTTTGGGAACTGGTGGAACAACTCCTGTACCGCTCAAGTTACTAGGTGAAAATGCTTTTAACATTCTGACTTTAGACCGATTTACCTTATGGGCATCGATCATGGCGTTACCGTTGTTTGGTGAATTTTGTTATCGTTTTACAGATGGCGATTACAAAGAAATTTTACAAAGAAAATGGGGCGCTGTAGTACATCGATCCACTGGCGGATTTCTTGCTGTTGCCTTTATTTTCATGGCTGTATTTACCATCACACTAGGGAAATTCAGACCTAGCCAGCCAGACGAGATCAATATGCAACCCATTGTAAACTTCTTAAATGAAGACGATCATGATAAATGGCGTTATTTGCCTTTGGGATTCGGTGATCAAATGGCATGGCTATCTGCACAGACTAATGCGACTACGGTGGACGGTAATTACCACTCGGCAAGAAGATTGCCAGAGCTTACTTCTAGAGCTGTAGAACGTCTAGAAAATTCTAAATACCGCGGTATTGAAGGACTAGGTTCTTTGCAACAATTTCTTACCGTACCAGAAAAGTTTCATTTGAAATATGTGTTTTCTAATGATAAATTTTATGATCCACTACTCTACTTCACCGGTTGGCACCGATTGAGTTTATTAGAAAACGGAATTACCGTCTGGGAAAAAGCAGGAATCTCGCCATTACCAAGTATTTTACCTAAAGATGATGTTCCCTTATTTCAAAAATTAATGTGGGGAATTATACCATTTTCTACAGTTGTGATTTCTATATTCTTGTATTTAGGAAGTATGCTGTTCTATTCTTACAGGAAGAAAGAAAAGAAGCGTCTCTATATATATGAAAACGGACCTGAAACACAGAAAGGTCAAGGATGGTTATACGGGATCTCCATATTCTGGTTAGGTGTTATGATTGTACTAGCTAGTATTATGGTGTATGGAATTTACGTTGAGAAGTCAGTACAATTGACTCCAGAAAGTGTAGTAGCCGCATATTATGATGCGATAGATTTTAAAGAATTTGAAAGAGCCCATTCTTACATCTATCCTGCAAGTGAAAAAGATATCTCGCAGTTCATGCTAGAAGTATCTGTTACTGATGGTTTACTGAGCTCTTATGCAAAAATGGACAGTATCGCGGTAACCGTTGTCGACCAAAATGAATCCACCGCAAAAGCCATTGCAAAAATCAAATGGATTACACCTCTTAAAGAAATCCAGACCACAGATACACTTTCTATAACAAAGAATAAAGGAGATTGGTTTATCGTTCCCGAAGAAGTAGATCCTGACATCCCACCAGATCAATTGATGTTTGAAAGCGGAACGCGATTTTTTAATCATGGAAAACGTAAAATCACTTCAGAACAAACCTTTCATGAAGATGTGTTGAAACAACCTGTTGTAGAAGTTACTACGGCCAAAATGATACAGCGCGATTCTACTTTCTATATTGTGGGATCTATTCAAAATGTAGATAATATTCCAGCAGATATTGCCGTAACTGGAGCTTTGTATGACCGCGACAATAAAGAAATAGCGCGATATAATTCACAAGATATCGTGAAACATAAATTACTACCCAAGGAAACAACTCCTTTCCTGATTCAATTTGACATTACTTATGATGAGGAAAAGTTATACCAAGTGCCTTCTAATTTTGAAGTGCAAGTAAAAGCAAATGTCGCTACTACAGATTTGTATCAAACCGTTGCTCCTTCACAGATTGACATTAATGAATCGCAATTAAATGGATTTTTATTTAACCCTAGTATTGAAGCAGCGACTATACCACAACTACTCATCAGCTATTATAATGAGAACAAGGAATTGATCTGGACTGAGGCAGTTTATATAGATGAAAGTGTGCGCCCACAACGCAAAAGACCGTTTTCTATCGTTCTTCATGATTTAGATTTACCTATCGTTCTATCATCACATCTGGATAATGTATCTATCAACGGATTGCCTAATCAAAGTATTTCTGATAAAGTGCATCCTAATAGAAATAAGTCTGGTGAGAAGGAGTTTTTACTATCTGTCTACAATAAACCTTATTCCTTTATCTCGATAACTACTAACGCCTATATAGGGAATCCGCGATGA
- a CDS encoding type II toxin-antitoxin system Phd/YefM family antitoxin has translation MQITTVSDFRKDLKTYLDRVVMNFETLLINRGKDAGIVVMSLQEYNSLMATNHELSSRKNELRLDAAIDKLKNGTTFNQDLIED, from the coding sequence ATGCAAATAACAACCGTTTCTGATTTTAGAAAAGACCTTAAGACTTACTTAGACCGAGTTGTAATGAACTTTGAGACCTTGCTCATCAATCGTGGCAAAGATGCTGGAATTGTAGTGATGTCATTACAAGAGTACAATTCTTTAATGGCTACAAATCACGAGCTTTCTTCAAGAAAAAATGAATTGAGATTAGATGCTGCTATAGACAAGTTAAAAAACGGAACTACGTTTAATCAAGACCTCATAGAAGATTAA
- a CDS encoding dolichyl-phosphate beta-glucosyltransferase, giving the protein MKTGIIIPCYNEEKRLDQDAFVSFIKENEDYHLCFVNDGSKDQTLDVLHTMKDMAPESISVIDVKKNSGKATAVRAGARFLYSQSHISNIGFMDADLSTDFKDFKDLVKTLEKENKIMVFGSRNSGGSSKIERDFMRNVLSKFIKQFILLILGMSIRDTQCGAKVFTRDIVPVVYKDAFLSKWLFDVEIFLRLKRHLGEKNVMKRITEQPLMRWVHVDDSKLGTKDALIIPAKLTQIWLSYNVMRKADTIHNIYGGAFDLNPTSTEFSIAA; this is encoded by the coding sequence ATGAAAACTGGAATTATAATCCCTTGCTACAATGAAGAGAAACGACTGGATCAAGACGCTTTTGTTTCTTTTATCAAAGAAAATGAAGACTACCATTTATGTTTTGTAAATGATGGAAGTAAGGACCAAACATTAGATGTTCTCCACACTATGAAAGATATGGCACCAGAGTCAATTAGTGTTATAGATGTAAAAAAGAACTCTGGTAAAGCAACGGCAGTTAGAGCAGGAGCACGTTTCTTATACAGTCAGTCGCATATTTCTAACATTGGTTTTATGGATGCAGACCTTTCTACCGATTTTAAAGATTTCAAAGACCTAGTAAAAACCTTAGAAAAAGAGAATAAAATAATGGTATTCGGTTCTAGAAATTCTGGTGGAAGCAGTAAGATAGAACGTGACTTTATGAGGAACGTTCTATCAAAATTCATCAAACAATTCATCTTACTGATTTTGGGAATGTCTATAAGAGACACACAATGTGGCGCAAAAGTATTTACAAGAGATATCGTACCTGTGGTTTACAAAGATGCTTTTTTAAGTAAATGGCTCTTTGATGTAGAGATTTTCTTAAGACTTAAAAGACATTTAGGAGAAAAGAACGTGATGAAAAGAATTACCGAGCAGCCATTAATGAGATGGGTTCATGTAGACGATTCTAAATTAGGAACAAAAGACGCTTTAATTATTCCAGCAAAATTGACACAAATCTGGTTGAGCTACAATGTGATGAGAAAAGCAGATACAATTCATAACATTTACGGAGGTGCTTTTGATTTGAACCCAACATCAACTGAATTTTCTATTGCCGCATAA
- a CDS encoding MATE family efflux transporter, translating into MIAIAHKIKKTFTQEQLFMLSAFVVNGGNYLYNLLLGRYLGPAQFADAAILITLLLALSFVAMTFQLTVTKFTVELAQLQREHLIAKAYKYALSTGIVLGMATVVFAGELQTVFQTQSAGMFVAFGLAIPLYFIMSVNRGILQGDSKFGPLAMTYQLEMLCRLLLTFTFLILFDLPSEYAVSIAIAVSFIAGLFPFQKGALKKTQQLILPKEQQKKITLFFVLTACYELTQIVCNNSDILLVKHYFPSYDAGLYASLALIGRVVYFVTWMFVMLLLPQVLESRKNGKNPVPVLKKYLGYISLLSLAIVSFTFLFPEFAVTILFGEQYKSIAGLLGWYALATSFFALSNIFAYYFLSIDKYQPIIITAVFGMLQVVAIIFFHESLFQVVMAQVYVMAALLVAQVSYFFYDQYSG; encoded by the coding sequence ATGATCGCCATCGCACACAAAATAAAAAAGACTTTTACACAAGAACAACTCTTTATGCTGAGCGCCTTTGTAGTGAATGGCGGGAATTATTTATACAATTTATTATTAGGTCGTTATTTAGGACCAGCTCAATTTGCCGATGCTGCGATATTGATCACTTTGCTACTTGCACTCTCATTTGTAGCGATGACGTTTCAACTTACCGTAACAAAATTCACGGTCGAGTTAGCACAGCTACAACGAGAACACCTCATTGCAAAAGCATACAAATATGCCCTAAGCACAGGAATCGTTTTAGGAATGGCTACCGTAGTTTTTGCTGGCGAGTTGCAAACTGTTTTCCAGACGCAATCTGCTGGAATGTTCGTTGCATTTGGACTGGCGATACCTTTGTATTTTATCATGAGTGTGAATCGTGGGATTTTACAAGGTGATAGTAAATTTGGACCTCTGGCGATGACTTATCAATTAGAAATGCTGTGCAGACTGCTACTCACCTTTACCTTTTTGATCCTATTTGATTTACCATCAGAATATGCCGTTTCCATAGCTATCGCGGTTTCTTTTATCGCTGGTTTATTTCCTTTTCAAAAAGGTGCTTTAAAAAAAACACAACAACTCATTCTACCTAAAGAACAGCAGAAAAAAATTACACTTTTCTTTGTGCTTACTGCTTGTTATGAGCTCACGCAAATCGTGTGTAACAACAGTGACATCTTATTAGTAAAACATTACTTTCCATCTTATGATGCAGGATTATACGCTTCACTTGCCTTAATAGGTAGAGTGGTTTATTTTGTAACCTGGATGTTTGTGATGCTGCTGTTACCACAAGTATTAGAAAGCCGCAAAAATGGTAAGAATCCAGTTCCTGTATTAAAAAAGTACCTAGGTTATATTTCTTTACTATCTCTTGCGATTGTAAGTTTCACGTTCTTATTTCCAGAATTTGCTGTAACCATTCTTTTTGGCGAGCAGTATAAAAGTATTGCTGGACTTTTAGGGTGGTATGCGCTGGCGACTTCGTTTTTTGCACTGTCTAATATTTTTGCGTATTACTTTCTTTCTATTGATAAGTATCAGCCTATTATCATTACAGCAGTTTTTGGTATGTTACAAGTGGTGGCGATTATCTTTTTTCACGAGAGCCTTTTTCAAGTAGTGATGGCTCAGGTTTATGTGATGGCAGCGCTGCTTGTAGCACAAGTTTCTTATTTCTTTTATGATCAGTATAGTGGTTGA
- a CDS encoding tetratricopeptide repeat protein: protein MKKLVFLIIVLISATSYAQDMSAGFTYLETGKYSEAQEFFATILESYPNNKTARLCYGRALGLNGHTVQAKELFTKLQADYLTDFEVSLNVAESLLWNKDYEDAKTMYVNLVQQDSTSFPATLGYANTLSNLKEYDNALLYVNKALVILPGNANAMVSRKYMRLGKAAQVLVFQDYKTAIALLEQNLQDFPNDHDSTMSLANVYVTSQDFEKANAVYSSLENPVTGLIGQSLVAHLMRKDKNALELATKATELAQNDSIKMMDSQERYVQALIWNGKYKQARTHIDSLTDQLGTNSRMVALSASLSMYTGKINKSIDYYKAILAKDSTSFTGNLGIANAYRGQGNLARAYEYAQITLSYYPEQKDAKALIGIIDNSLTPSVNTTAAYTRDNGDNEAYGASINTTIPFSDRFTTSLNYSYRTTENMTQGNMANNTNIVLGSKYRIKNNTWIENTVGFTKADADTNSYTDVNGSIFLKTQPFALQNLEIGYSRELQNFNAALIDEKIFLNNYMLNYNMGTTFNLGWYTGLMHTQQTDGNSRNLLFTSLYYTFTKSPALKGGINYQYLSYAEQIPEQYFSPSKYQAVEAFLDLNGTAGKWNYNANVAGGYQFVENDDATTLLRAEARATYSFSPRLQLGAYGKYSNIASATAAGFEFTEVGISLRLLVGKGKLFQF from the coding sequence ATGAAAAAGTTAGTTTTCCTTATTATCGTATTGATCAGCGCGACGTCTTATGCACAAGATATGAGTGCCGGTTTTACTTACTTAGAAACTGGTAAATACAGCGAGGCGCAAGAGTTTTTTGCCACCATTCTTGAAAGCTATCCTAATAATAAGACGGCTAGACTTTGCTACGGTCGTGCTTTAGGACTTAACGGTCATACGGTTCAGGCAAAAGAGTTGTTTACAAAACTACAAGCAGATTATCTTACGGACTTTGAAGTGTCCTTGAATGTAGCCGAATCACTGTTGTGGAATAAAGATTATGAAGATGCAAAAACCATGTATGTGAATTTGGTGCAGCAAGATTCCACTAGTTTTCCTGCGACTTTAGGCTATGCCAACACCTTATCTAACTTAAAAGAATATGACAACGCCTTATTATATGTGAATAAAGCCCTTGTGATCCTGCCTGGAAATGCAAATGCTATGGTTTCTAGAAAATATATGAGGTTAGGAAAAGCGGCTCAGGTTTTGGTATTTCAAGATTATAAGACAGCCATTGCGTTATTAGAACAAAATTTACAAGATTTTCCAAACGATCATGATTCTACTATGTCACTAGCAAACGTTTATGTAACGAGCCAAGATTTTGAAAAAGCAAATGCGGTGTACAGCAGTTTAGAAAATCCAGTAACTGGTCTTATAGGTCAGTCACTCGTAGCACATTTGATGCGAAAAGATAAAAACGCTCTAGAACTTGCCACTAAAGCTACTGAACTTGCACAAAACGATTCTATAAAAATGATGGACAGTCAGGAACGATATGTACAAGCCTTAATCTGGAACGGTAAATACAAGCAAGCAAGAACACATATTGATTCACTAACCGATCAATTAGGAACTAATAGCCGTATGGTTGCGTTGAGCGCATCACTTTCTATGTATACTGGAAAAATCAATAAAAGTATTGATTATTACAAAGCTATTCTCGCAAAAGACAGTACTTCTTTTACTGGTAATCTAGGAATAGCCAACGCCTACAGAGGTCAAGGAAATCTTGCCAGAGCTTATGAATATGCTCAAATAACATTGAGCTATTATCCAGAACAAAAAGATGCCAAAGCATTGATCGGCATCATAGATAATTCTTTAACGCCATCTGTAAATACTACTGCGGCTTACACGAGAGATAACGGCGATAACGAAGCTTATGGAGCTAGCATCAACACTACGATTCCGTTTTCTGATCGATTTACGACTAGTTTAAATTACAGTTATAGAACGACTGAAAACATGACACAAGGTAATATGGCAAACAACACCAATATCGTGTTAGGTTCTAAATACCGAATCAAAAACAACACCTGGATTGAGAATACAGTAGGTTTTACCAAAGCAGATGCAGACACTAATAGCTATACAGATGTTAACGGTTCTATTTTCTTAAAAACACAACCTTTTGCTTTACAAAATCTAGAAATAGGTTACAGCCGCGAACTACAAAATTTTAACGCTGCGCTGATAGACGAAAAGATTTTCTTGAATAACTACATGCTCAATTATAATATGGGAACGACTTTTAATCTTGGATGGTACACAGGATTGATGCATACACAACAAACCGATGGTAACTCTAGAAACTTATTATTTACTTCTTTGTACTACACCTTTACTAAATCTCCAGCCTTAAAAGGCGGCATCAATTACCAATACTTGAGTTATGCAGAGCAAATCCCTGAGCAATACTTTAGCCCAAGTAAATACCAAGCCGTTGAAGCATTTCTAGATCTTAATGGAACTGCCGGAAAATGGAATTACAATGCCAATGTCGCTGGTGGATACCAATTTGTAGAAAACGACGACGCGACTACCTTATTAAGAGCAGAAGCAAGAGCAACGTACAGCTTTTCGCCAAGATTACAATTAGGCGCTTATGGAAAATACAGCAACATCGCCAGCGCCACAGCCGCAGGTTTTGAGTTTACTGAAGTAGGTATTAGTTTAAGATTGTTAGTTGGTAAAGGGAAATTGTTTCAATTTTAA